GCGACGGGGTGGGCATGAGGATTTCAGTGGGCATGGCGCTGCGCTTTCCGCCTTCTACCGCCACACGCCCGTCCACAGGTCCGCCGGATCGGGCTCCGGCGCGCCCTGGGCGAACTCGGCCGCCTCGCTGACCCGGGCGCGGATCTCCTTGTCGATCTCCTTCAGGTCGTCCTCGCCGGCGCCGCCCGTCTCGATCAGCCGCCGGCGCACCTGCTCGATCGGGTCGCGCTCGTCGCGCACCTTTTGGACCTCTTCCTTGGTGCGGTACTTGGCCGGGTCCGACATGGAATGGCCGCGATAGCGGTAGGTCAGCACTTCGAGGATGATCGGCCCCTTGCCGGCGCGGCACTCGGCGACCGCCGCCTCGCCCGCCGCCTTGACGGCACGCACATCCATGCCGTCGACCTGCTCGCCGGGAATGCCGAAGACCGAGCCGCGATTGTAGAGCTCTTCGGACTTGGCGGCGGAACGGCTCACCGACGTGCCCATGGCGTAGCGGTTGTTCTCGATCACGTAGACCACCGGCAGGCGCCACAGGGCGGCCATGTTGAAGGCCTCGTAGACCTGGCCCTGGTTCACGGCACCCTCGCCAAAATAGGTCAGGCACACGCGGTCGTTGCCGCGGTAGCGGTTGGCGAACGCGATGCCGGTGCCGATCGGCACCTGGGCGCCGACGATGCCGTGGCCACCGAAGAAATTCTTCGCGGCCGAAAACATGTGCATCGAACCGCCCTTGCCCTTGGAATAGCCGGCGCCGCGGCCCATCAGCTCGGCCATGACGCCCTTCGGGTCCATGCCGCAGGCCAGCATGTGGCCGTGATCGCGATAGGAGGTGATGACCTGATCGCCCTCCTCGATCGCCATCTGCATGCCTACGACCACGCCCTCCTGGCCGATATAGAGGTGGCAGAAGCCGCCGATGAGCCCCATGCCGTAAAGCTGGCCGGCGCGCTCCTCGAAGCGGCGGATCAACAGCATGCCGCGGAAGGCGGCAAGCTCCTCATCGCGGCTGAACGCGGGCGCCTTGCCATTGCCCGGCGTCGGCGTCGCGGGCTTTTCAGGCTTTTCGGCCTTTGCAGCCTTCTCAGCCTTCGCGACTCTTGCAGCCTTCGCGGTCGTCTTTTCCGATTTTGCGGATTTTGCAGCCGTCGCCATGTTCCTCGACCTAGAACGCCGTACTCTTTTTGTTAGCCCATAGCCCATATCGGGCACGGCGACAAAATGTTTCGAGCGAAACCGCCACCGTCCGGCGAAATTCCTATGAGTGTCAAGATGGTGAGCCTGCACCGCCGCGTCCAGTACCCCGATCATGCCCTGGAGTGGTTCCCGGTCATATGGAACCATTTGACCGGGAACCATTCTAGCGGGCATTGCGGAAGATGGTGATGTCGTTCGGATGCGCCAGATTGAGGTTCTCGCGGGCGCGTTCGTCGAGCATGTCGGGATCGAGACTTTCAGGCCGCATCAGCGTCACGCGGTGTTCGAGCGCCAGGCGCCGGGCGCGGGCGCCGGCAAGCTCCTTCTGCAGCCTGACCTCTTCGCGCTGCTGGTCGCGCCAGGCGAGAATCCCATTGTCGCCGACGACCGCGTGATAGGCGAAATAAAGCGCAAGGATTGCGCAGGCGACCGGAACGGCGA
This genomic interval from Hyphomicrobiales bacterium contains the following:
- the pdhA gene encoding pyruvate dehydrogenase (acetyl-transferring) E1 component subunit alpha; the encoded protein is MATAAKSAKSEKTTAKAARVAKAEKAAKAEKPEKPATPTPGNGKAPAFSRDEELAAFRGMLLIRRFEERAGQLYGMGLIGGFCHLYIGQEGVVVGMQMAIEEGDQVITSYRDHGHMLACGMDPKGVMAELMGRGAGYSKGKGGSMHMFSAAKNFFGGHGIVGAQVPIGTGIAFANRYRGNDRVCLTYFGEGAVNQGQVYEAFNMAALWRLPVVYVIENNRYAMGTSVSRSAAKSEELYNRGSVFGIPGEQVDGMDVRAVKAAGEAAVAECRAGKGPIILEVLTYRYRGHSMSDPAKYRTKEEVQKVRDERDPIEQVRRRLIETGGAGEDDLKEIDKEIRARVSEAAEFAQGAPEPDPADLWTGVWR
- a CDS encoding septum formation initiator family protein, which gives rise to MQLKRVAVPVACAILALYFAYHAVVGDNGILAWRDQQREEVRLQKELAGARARRLALEHRVTLMRPESLDPDMLDERARENLNLAHPNDITIFRNAR